From a region of the Carettochelys insculpta isolate YL-2023 chromosome 29, ASM3395843v1, whole genome shotgun sequence genome:
- the CSRNP2 gene encoding cysteine/serine-rich nuclear protein 2 yields MDAIASGSLKRKFEDVDVGSPVSNSDDEISNSDSADSCDSLNPPSTMGFIPTSILKRQKQLRRKNVRFDQVTVYYFARRQGFTSVPSQGGSSLGMAQRHNSVRRYTLCEFAQEQEVNHREILREHLKEEKLHAKKMKLTKNGTVESEEAEGLTLEDVSDDDIDVENVEVDDYFFLQPLPTKRRRALLRASGVHRIDAEEKQELRAIRLSREECGCDCRLYCDPEACACSQAGIKCQVDRMSFPCGCSRDGCGNMAGRIEFNPIRVRTHYLHTIMKLELENKRQVSRPQPLEDESLHGSGNDWLGTQPSETQDFQEFMAENETAVMHLQTAEELERLKAEEDSSGSNIESLGVCILEEPLAVPEGLCPGLPTPILIQAQLPPGSSVLCFTDGTEQTASAVSDQSYLNNGPVVYYQVDQRSVLGVKGESSTEASEMPSPYMNEKDLSVFSVPVASLVPCNRAVAPSKTETGKIASLSLEPSPPHESCRAATAPPFRTSTPSPGPEQVPERVCELPSPEERSLGPAVAV; encoded by the exons ATGGATGCAATTGCCAGCGGCAGCCTCAAGAGGAAGTTTGAAGATGTGGACGTGGGCTCACCCGTCTCTAATTCAGATGATGAGATCTCCAACAGTGACAGCGCCGACAGCTGTGATAGCCTCAACCCCCCAAGCACCATGGGCTTCATAC CCACCTCCATCTTGAAGCGGCAGAAGCAGCTGCGCAGGAAAAATGTGCGTTTCGACCAGGTGACTGTGTACTACTTCGCTCGGCGCCAAGGCTTCACCAGCGTGCCCAGCCAagggggcagctccctgggcaTGGCTCAGCGCCACAACTCTGTCCGCAGGTACACGCTGTGTGAGTTTGCCCAGGAACAGGAGGTGAATCATCGGGAGATCCTTCGGGAGCACCTCAAGGAGGAGAAACTCCATGCCAAGAAAATGAAG CTGACGAAGAATGGCACAGTGGAATCGGAGGAGGCGGAAGGCTTGACCCTGGAGGATGTGTCAGATGACGACATTGATGTGGAGAATGTGGAAGTGGACGACTATTTCTTtctgcagccgctgcccaccaAGCGGCGTCGAGCCCTGCTCCGGGCTTCTGGGGTTCACCGCATAGATGCTGAGGAGAAACAGGAGCTGCGTGCCATCCGCCTCTCACGAGAGGAGTGCGGCTGCGACTGCCGTCTGTACTGCGACCCTGAAGCCTGCGCCTGCAGCCAAGCTGGAATTAAATGCCAG GTGGATCGCATGTCCTTCCCATGTGGCTGCTCCAGGGATGGCTGCGGGAACATGGCTGGGCGAATAGAATTTAATCCCATCCGGGTGCGGACTCATTATCTCCACACCATCATGAAGTTAGAGCTAGAGAACAAGCGGCAGGTGAGTCGGCCCCAACCTCTGGAGGACGAGTCCCTGCATGGCTCTGGTAACGACTGGCTGGGGACGCAGCCCTCGGAGACTCAAGACTTCCAAGAGTTCATGGCAGAGAACGAGACAGCTGTCATGCACCTGCAGACAGCGGAGGAGCTGGAGAGGCTGAAAGCTGAGGAAGACTCCAGTGGCTCCAACATAGAGAGCTTGGGAGTGTGCATCCTTGAGGAGCCTCTGGCTGTGCCTGAGGGGCTGTGCCCAGGCTTGCCCACGCCTATCCTCATTCAAGCCCAGCTTCCTCCGGGCTCGTCCGTCCTGTGCTTCACGGATGGCACTGAGCAGACAGCCTCAGCCGTGAGCGACCAGTCCTACTTGAACAATGGGCCGGTGGTGTACTACCAGGTGGACCAAAGGTCTGTGCTGGGGGTGAAGGGTGAGAGCAGCACAGAGGCGTCGGAGATGCCCTCTCCTTACATGAATGAGAAGGATCTGAGTGTCTTCTCCGTCCCTGTGGCCTCGCTGGTGCCATGCAACAGAGCTGTGGCCCCAAGCAAAACGGAGACTGGGAAAATAGCCTCCTTGTCTCTGGAGCCCTCCCCGCCCCatgagagctgcagggcagccacagctcctCCATTCCGCACAAGCACTCCGTCGCCTGGACCAGAGCAGGTCCCGGAGAGAGTGTGTGAGCTGCCTTCCCCGGAGGAACgctccctggggcctgccgtGGCTGTGTGA